The following proteins are encoded in a genomic region of Sphingopyxis sp. YF1:
- a CDS encoding helix-turn-helix domain-containing protein: MSIHEEYDNIFKALASHVRRQILDNLKDQPLTTGTLCGNFAHLDRCTVMQHLKVLEDAGLVIAERRGRERWNHLNAMPIQDIHDRWIGPHAAAASARLARFKQAIEAG; the protein is encoded by the coding sequence ATGTCAATCCACGAAGAATATGACAATATTTTCAAGGCACTGGCATCGCATGTCCGCCGCCAGATCCTCGACAATCTGAAAGACCAGCCGCTGACCACGGGCACGCTGTGCGGCAATTTCGCGCATCTGGACCGCTGCACGGTGATGCAGCATCTGAAGGTGCTGGAGGATGCCGGGCTGGTGATCGCCGAACGCCGCGGGCGCGAGCGGTGGAATCACCTCAACGCGATGCCGATCCAGGATATCCACGACCGCTGGATCGGCCCGCACGCCGCCGCGGCGAGCGCGCGGCTGGCGCGGTTCAAACAGGCGATCGAGGCGGGCTAG
- a CDS encoding TonB family protein: protein MKRALRPTMGAATLLLSPAVSVAQSDGGASAPARTTSAAPAGVVSVIVDRSAVRSPPKYLSGKMPGADPVVAAAVADGRMGRLLAEATVGADGALSDIVLIEPSGDAGIDRAAIAALQGWKLSPGRDAAGKPVAVRAKFPLPVGGLRRIEGANPEFPDAAKAFGHNGKIVVRATIDAAGRIVEPHVEESTRSDLLDAATLAAMAAWRYAPPRDLAGRPLRREVRFEFEFNQAAGDGDNYLAAIRSYRCDTFLREYDWWTSVHGGEKPARFPLYSYLRGMQLLVPEVLGPPRPAGSKPSAGFMGHDTSWTNAVARCRAAPDAIFLAEYRKG from the coding sequence GTGAAGCGCGCGCTCCGGCCGACGATGGGTGCGGCGACGCTTCTGCTGTCGCCCGCCGTATCGGTCGCGCAGTCCGATGGCGGTGCGTCGGCACCCGCGCGCACGACTTCGGCGGCGCCGGCGGGGGTCGTATCGGTCATCGTCGACAGGAGCGCCGTCCGGTCGCCGCCCAAATATCTGTCGGGCAAGATGCCGGGCGCCGACCCGGTGGTCGCCGCCGCGGTGGCCGACGGGCGGATGGGGCGGCTGCTGGCCGAGGCGACGGTCGGTGCCGACGGCGCGCTGTCCGATATCGTCCTGATCGAACCGTCGGGCGACGCGGGCATCGATCGGGCGGCGATCGCGGCGCTGCAGGGATGGAAACTCTCCCCGGGACGCGACGCGGCGGGCAAGCCGGTTGCGGTCCGGGCGAAATTCCCGCTTCCGGTCGGCGGACTCCGGCGGATCGAAGGCGCCAACCCCGAATTTCCCGACGCGGCGAAGGCGTTCGGCCACAATGGCAAGATCGTGGTCCGCGCGACGATCGATGCGGCGGGTCGCATCGTCGAACCGCACGTCGAGGAATCGACTCGGTCGGACCTGCTCGACGCGGCGACGCTCGCCGCGATGGCGGCGTGGCGCTATGCGCCGCCCAGGGATCTCGCAGGGCGCCCGCTGCGCCGCGAGGTGCGATTCGAGTTCGAATTCAACCAGGCGGCGGGCGACGGCGACAATTATCTCGCCGCGATACGCAGCTACCGCTGCGACACCTTCCTGCGCGAATATGACTGGTGGACGAGCGTGCACGGTGGCGAAAAACCGGCCCGGTTTCCGCTCTATTCCTATCTGCGCGGGATGCAACTGCTGGTGCCCGAGGTGCTGGGACCGCCGCGCCCGGCGGGTTCGAAACCATCCGCGGGCTTCATGGGGCATGACACGTCGTGGACCAACGCCGTGGCGCGGTGCCGCGCCGCGCCCGATGCCATTTTCCTCGCCGAATATCGCAAGGGCTGA
- a CDS encoding SRPBCC family protein — translation MELKFRVAARIAKPVHDVFEAVADPAQLSHYFTTGGAEGRLATGATVTWDFHDFPGAFPVWVIEVVADEKIVLEWQASEGEAPNVEGGELKDADYRTRVTMRFEALDDGRTLVEISEEGWRENQGALGASYGNCQGWSQMLCALKAWLEHGINLREGMYR, via the coding sequence ATGGAACTGAAATTCCGAGTCGCGGCGCGGATCGCCAAGCCGGTGCACGATGTGTTCGAGGCGGTCGCCGACCCCGCGCAGCTGTCGCACTATTTCACCACCGGCGGCGCCGAGGGGCGGCTCGCGACCGGCGCGACGGTGACATGGGATTTCCACGATTTCCCCGGGGCCTTTCCGGTCTGGGTGATCGAGGTGGTCGCGGACGAGAAGATCGTGCTCGAATGGCAGGCGAGCGAAGGCGAGGCCCCCAACGTCGAGGGCGGCGAGCTCAAGGACGCCGATTACCGCACGCGCGTGACGATGCGCTTCGAGGCGCTCGACGACGGCCGCACGCTGGTCGAGATTTCGGAGGAGGGCTGGCGCGAAAATCAGGGCGCGCTGGGTGCGAGCTACGGCAACTGCCAGGGCTGGTCGCAGATGCTCTGCGCGCTCAAGGCCTGGCTCGAGCATGGCATCAACCTGCGCGAAGGCATGTACCGGTAA